One Clostridium sp. CM027 genomic window carries:
- a CDS encoding TrkA C-terminal domain-containing protein translates to MPNGSVLKPVYKKIAIDIANRILSGDLPIGDKLYGRSSLASQYNVSPETIRRSITLLSDMDIVKVTKGSGIVINSVDNCLEFIHNFKDIDSITSLKKEVVDLLEKKKELDKNIESSIDELIDYSSRFKNSNPFIPFEFEIHSEMSVVGKTISEAEFWQNTGATIIGIRRDEKLILSPGPQTIFEDNDIFVVICDETSYYRIKLFLYKK, encoded by the coding sequence ATGCCAAATGGCTCTGTTTTAAAACCTGTTTATAAAAAAATAGCTATTGATATTGCTAATAGAATTCTATCTGGAGATCTTCCTATAGGCGATAAGCTATACGGTCGCTCTTCACTTGCAAGCCAATATAACGTATCGCCAGAGACTATAAGAAGATCAATAACTCTTCTTAGCGACATGGATATAGTTAAAGTAACAAAAGGTAGCGGAATAGTCATAAACTCAGTAGATAATTGTTTGGAATTCATCCATAATTTCAAAGATATAGATTCTATAACTTCTCTAAAAAAAGAAGTTGTTGATTTACTTGAAAAGAAAAAAGAATTAGATAAAAATATAGAGTCTTCTATCGATGAACTAATAGATTATTCTAGCAGATTTAAAAATAGTAACCCTTTCATACCCTTTGAGTTTGAAATACATTCTGAAATGAGTGTCGTAGGTAAAACTATATCTGAAGCTGAATTTTGGCAAAATACAGGAGCAACAATAATTGGTATAAGACGAGATGAAAAATTAATACTTTCCCCCGGGCCACAAACTATATTTGAAGATAATGACATATTTGTGGTAATCTGTGATGAAACTAGCTATTATAGAATTAAGCTCTTTCTTTATAAAAAATAA
- the mgtE gene encoding magnesium transporter, with protein sequence MSHRLNQKELTEFLLTETIDEINKLIQFIHPADILVVIRQYDGDKINLFQKLSPNVIANIIDDAEDEEKYDLLSIHSTIIQKKIIHEMSSDELVDLLEAVSEDEAKSIMKKMNKEDVDEVNALLTYSPDSAGGIMATEFISVKENMTIGETLNYLQKEATEAETSYYIYVIGENDLLKGVISLKDIVLSNFDVKISDIMNSNAMSVPVDMDQEEVGHIFEKYGFLTMPVVDEDMHILGIITSDDIMGILSDEHTEDLYRLAGLKGDEKVTGSLKSSICSRLPWLFVNLITAILAASTVSFFEGTIQKVVALAVFMPIVAGMGGNVGTQTLTIIIRSIALGEIDAKNSKKILLKEFGVGLCTGVAVGIAVALLGCFWEKNIVFGIVIGLSMLLNMMAATIAGFAVPVILKKINIDPALASAVFVTTVTDILGFLFFLGLATLFLPYLI encoded by the coding sequence ATGTCTCATAGATTAAACCAAAAAGAACTAACTGAATTTTTGTTAACCGAAACTATAGATGAAATAAATAAACTTATTCAGTTCATTCATCCTGCTGATATTCTAGTAGTTATTAGGCAATATGATGGAGATAAAATAAATTTATTTCAAAAACTATCTCCAAATGTGATTGCAAACATTATTGATGATGCAGAAGATGAGGAGAAATATGACCTCTTATCCATTCATTCCACCATCATTCAAAAAAAAATCATACATGAAATGTCATCAGATGAATTAGTAGATTTATTAGAAGCTGTTTCGGAAGATGAAGCTAAAAGCATCATGAAAAAAATGAATAAAGAAGATGTTGACGAAGTCAACGCATTGTTAACCTACTCTCCAGACAGTGCGGGTGGTATTATGGCCACTGAGTTTATCAGTGTAAAAGAAAATATGACTATAGGTGAGACCTTAAATTATCTTCAAAAGGAAGCTACAGAAGCGGAAACTTCTTATTATATATATGTAATAGGCGAAAACGATCTTTTAAAAGGAGTTATATCCTTAAAAGACATAGTACTAAGCAACTTTGATGTGAAAATTTCAGATATCATGAATAGTAATGCCATGAGCGTCCCTGTTGATATGGATCAAGAAGAAGTTGGGCACATTTTCGAAAAATACGGGTTTTTAACTATGCCCGTAGTCGATGAAGATATGCATATTTTAGGAATAATAACTTCAGATGATATAATGGGAATTCTTAGCGATGAACATACTGAGGATCTATATCGTCTCGCGGGTTTAAAAGGAGATGAAAAGGTTACCGGTTCTCTTAAATCTTCCATCTGCAGTAGATTGCCCTGGCTATTTGTAAATCTAATAACTGCAATCCTTGCCGCTTCAACCGTTAGTTTTTTTGAAGGCACCATTCAAAAGGTTGTAGCCTTGGCCGTCTTCATGCCAATAGTTGCAGGTATGGGCGGTAATGTAGGTACACAAACGCTAACTATTATTATTCGAAGCATAGCCCTCGGAGAAATAGACGCTAAAAATTCCAAGAAAATATTATTAAAGGAATTCGGTGTAGGTCTATGTACAGGTGTTGCAGTTGGTATTGCAGTAGCTCTATTAGGCTGCTTTTGGGAAAAGAATATTGTTTTTGGGATAGTTATTGGTTTATCTATGTTGTTAAACATGATGGCAGCAACCATAGCCGGTTTTGCAGTACCAGTTATACTAAAAAAAATCAATATTGACCCAGCACTTGCTTCTGCTGTATTTGTTACTACAGTAACTGACATTTTAGGTTTCCTCTTCTTTCTTGGGCTTGCAACGTTATTTTTACCTTACTTAATATAA
- a CDS encoding glycine betaine ABC transporter substrate-binding protein: MNSINSFINFVISRQAEIFNLFIQHIQLTIFAILMAVLIAVPLGILIVRYRNLSGPVIGFTNLVQSIPSLALLGFLIPIIGIGSKPAIIMVVMYSLLPILKNTFTGLTNINPSLIEAADGMGLTNTQVLLKVRFPLAMPIIMSGIRISSVTAVGLMTIAAFVGAGGLGSLVFTGVSTVNNNMILAGALPACFLAIFLDFIIGKVETIVIPEGIKISQGTKTLKTNTIFDSKRFKIGTSALVLIIILSSVFTSFFTSKDTIVVGSKNYSEQLILGNMVASLIESNTDYKVERKMNLGGSIVTLNAIKSGAIDIYVEYTGVALVNIMKKDSISDPDKVYNIVKDGFKKDYNVEWLKPLGFNNTYELALKQDLAKKYNLNTISDLAKVSKDFDLGCTMEFASRMDGYLGLQKLYNLEFKNVKGIDGGLRYTALQNNETQVTDAFTTDGLLQRFDLKLLKDDKKLFPPYYAVPIVREEILKKYPEIRPVLLSLEGKVTAKDMQKLNYRVDNGEDPRTVAEDFLKSKKLMD; encoded by the coding sequence ATGAATAGTATAAATTCCTTTATAAATTTCGTAATAAGTAGACAAGCTGAAATATTCAATTTATTTATACAACATATTCAACTGACTATATTTGCAATATTGATGGCTGTGTTAATAGCAGTGCCTCTTGGAATACTTATAGTTAGGTATAGAAACCTCTCGGGTCCTGTCATTGGTTTTACAAATTTAGTTCAATCAATACCAAGTCTCGCATTGCTCGGGTTTTTAATACCTATAATTGGTATCGGCAGCAAACCAGCAATTATTATGGTAGTTATGTATTCTCTTCTACCAATTCTAAAAAATACATTTACAGGACTAACTAACATAAATCCTTCACTTATCGAAGCAGCTGACGGTATGGGACTTACCAATACTCAGGTACTACTCAAGGTTCGTTTTCCACTAGCTATGCCGATTATTATGTCGGGTATTAGAATATCTTCAGTTACAGCAGTAGGACTTATGACAATAGCCGCTTTTGTAGGAGCTGGCGGTTTAGGCTCCTTAGTCTTTACAGGCGTTTCAACTGTTAACAATAATATGATCCTAGCGGGGGCCCTTCCTGCTTGTTTTCTTGCTATTTTTCTAGACTTTATTATAGGCAAGGTAGAAACTATAGTAATTCCGGAAGGAATAAAGATTTCTCAAGGCACAAAAACACTAAAAACTAATACTATCTTTGACAGCAAAAGATTTAAAATCGGAACTTCAGCATTAGTTCTTATAATCATTTTATCCTCAGTATTTACAAGTTTCTTTACAAGTAAGGATACAATAGTTGTAGGTTCTAAAAACTATAGCGAACAATTAATACTTGGAAATATGGTAGCCTCTTTAATAGAAAGTAATACAGACTATAAAGTTGAAAGAAAAATGAATTTAGGTGGGTCCATTGTAACGCTTAATGCTATAAAATCAGGTGCTATAGACATCTATGTAGAATACACAGGTGTGGCCCTCGTAAATATAATGAAAAAAGATTCTATAAGCGATCCTGACAAAGTTTACAACATAGTTAAAGATGGTTTTAAAAAGGATTACAATGTAGAATGGTTAAAACCATTAGGTTTCAATAATACATATGAGTTAGCGCTAAAGCAAGATCTTGCTAAAAAATATAATTTAAATACTATTTCAGATTTAGCAAAAGTTAGCAAAGATTTTGATTTAGGATGCACCATGGAATTTGCAAGCAGAATGGATGGTTATCTTGGATTACAAAAACTATACAATTTAGAGTTTAAAAATGTAAAAGGTATAGATGGCGGACTTCGCTATACAGCACTTCAAAATAATGAAACTCAAGTTACAGATGCATTTACTACTGATGGTTTGCTTCAAAGATTCGATCTAAAACTTTTAAAAGACGATAAAAAATTATTTCCACCTTATTATGCAGTTCCTATAGTACGGGAAGAAATACTAAAAAAATATCCTGAAATAAGACCTGTACTACTATCCTTAGAGGGTAAAGTTACCGCT